The nucleotide window tttattttaaaatcgacGAACATAagatctatttttaaatttaaaacatcAATGTTTCCATCAATAAATTTAAACGTTCTAAATTGctttctaaaatcaaataaattgtgtggatttaatatataaaatagacgCCAAAGGCGTTGCTCACGCCCACTTCTCCCGCCTCCAAGTTCAGAAACACAATTTTACCCAAAATTCATCACCAACCCTcattttatccttttcttttcaGCATTCGAGCGTATAAgaaattattgttaattttctcACCAACCCTCATTTTACCCCAAATTCACCAACCCTCATTCTCTGCTGTCGGCGTCACGTTTGCGCCACCATCACTCCGTTTGCTTATGCCATCGTTGCTACGTTTGCTCGCGCCGCCGTCGCGCTCTGTTgctgtgataaaccactattttatgaaatattttggactgaattgagtggattttgtcaactattctcatacttattcatgtaaattgcatatttttaagttttcttcctaattttgtgctataattgaaaatatgcttcctAGGCCTCAGGAATGGCATAGAGGATAAAGAGGAAGCATGCTAAAGTGGAAGGAACTTAAGAATTTGAAGATTTGAGAAGCTGGAGGCGATGTGCGCGTATGcttgacgcgtacacgtgatcAAGCCATTTTCCACtaacgtgtacgcgtgactgatgcgtacgcgtgaccttgtgtagagaccatcgacgcgtacgcgtgacgagCGTCACGTGCTGCAATTTACAGAACTCGTTGGGGGCAATTTTTGGGCTGATTTGGATCCAGTTTCAAGTCCGAAAATGCAGACTAGAGGCTGGGATGGAGTTGTGACTGAGGAGACTTCACTTTTCACTTTAGTTTTTTATTAGTGTTGAATTCTAGTGAGAGAAACTCCTACCTCTCTCTAGGATTTTGGCATTCTCACTTTTGTTTCGAATTGGATCTTGAGAGAGCTGTTGCTACCTTTAATTGGAGTCATTTTTCTTATAGTTTTCTTCTCTAATTCATCTATTACTCTTTTCcatttgattattttgaattCATGTTTGGATCTTGTTATGTTTGAATTTTGTTAATGCATTGAGTTATTTCCATGTCTATTATTATTGCTTATTTTGttcttgttaattatttttagtggtAATTTGAATTAAACTATTTTCCAATTTATTATCATGTCTTTTATCTTTGCTCatcaagtgtttgagaaaatgtcaTCCAATATCATGGAGTAGATTTTCTTGCTTGGTTGAGGGTTGAGTAATGTGAGCCATTTGAATTATTATACTCAAGTGTTAATCTGTAATTGGAAATTGCTAATTAACTTGAAACTCACCAACTCTAGTTCTTCTCTACGAagtgattaggacttgtgagcTAAGGTTAATtgtttcacttgactttccttcacttgttagaggataactaagtgagagcaatGAGCTTTTACCATCACACTTGGGAAAGACAATAAGAATAGAATTTCCAATTCTCACCCTAACTAAGGctttttatattgattatttTACAACTTTTGCTAATTATTCATTGCTTTAATttctagttatttatttattttgttctcaaGCTCAAAAAATCTCCAGGAAAATCCTAACCAATAAATTGCAACTTGTGTCAACTCCTAAGAAAAACGACCTGCGATTTTACTCCcgattatttatttcaattgtGACACATTTTAAATTCGATAGCGAAAATCTCATCGGTTAAGACTGTGCTTGCAACGTTAATTtggaaaaataattttggtaaTTCTTGACCGGCAtttatccgcttatcaatttttggcgctgttgccaggGAGTTGCATATGTGTGCTAAGTTATTGGTTGgtgtaaatatatttatatttacataattgcatcttttatttgtgtgtttttgGTTACTAGTagtatttattagttattttgcTTAATATATTTTGTTGCCATGAGTTAtatgtttcttttattgaatgACGCATTCATTATCGGATCCGAGCTTAGCCCCATTTGATCCTGAAATCGAAAAAACCATCTCACATATTAGGTGAGCTCGGCGTTGGTTAGCTTCCGAGGGTGGTAAAGGGATTTCTCCCCATTCATCAATTTTACCCGAGGTTAAATTCGAAGCGTCATTTGAAGAAGAAACTAACTCCTCTCCTACTAAATCTATTGACGTCTCTTCTATTGATCTAGGTACCGATACTATGGCCGCTCCTAGAAGGATCACTCTCAAGGAAGCAGGAGCTCCAGATTTTACTCTTCAACCATTTCAAGCGCGTCATCCGAACTTGAATGCAGATTTCGAGCTAAAGACCTCATTGATTAATCTCCTTCCTAAGTTCTATGGTCTACCTGCTCAAGATCCAATCAAGCATCTTAGAGACTTTCAAACTGCTTGTTCAACTGCTAAACAATATGGTGCGGATGAGGTTGCTATCTGGTTATATGCTTTCCTATTCTCTCTTAAGGGAAGGGCAAAGGAGTGATTCTACACTCAACCTGAGAATGTTGTCACTAATTGGGATTTGCTTAGAAGAAAATTTTTGGACAAATTTTTTCCACCGGAGGTCACTGATAGATTCAGGAAGGAAATCTCTTGCGTCATTCAAGGTGAATTAAAGACTCTCTACGAGTATTAGAAATATTTTAGGAAGTTCCTGGATTTGTGCCCCCATCACATGATTGACGAGTTGGTGcatattaattactttttccaAGGCATGAAGCCTCAAGATAAGATCCTTTTGGATGCTTCGAGAAATGGTTCTTTGACAAAGTACAAGATGGCAGTAGAAGCGTGGCAACTTATCACTGATTTAGTCGAGTCTACTCAACATGCAAGGCACAGGAATAATCATCTCAAGGCTATTACGGAAATGTCCTCAAATACTGAGTCCGCCCTCACTAAGACTTTGGGAGAGATGACCAATATACTCAAGCAACTCCAACtcaatcaacaacaacctctaCCCCCTCCACAACAATCCCTCAAAGAGTATGTGGGATTTGCACTTGCTATTCTCACCATACTGATGAATATCCACAACTCCAAGAGGACAACACCTTGGCGGGTACCAATGCTTATTACAACCGTCCGAATCAAGGGTACTATCAATAAGGCGGTAACTATAATCAAGGTGGTAATTACAATGAAGGTTGGCAAGATCATCCCAACCAAGGATGGAGAGACAACTACAACCAAAGAGGCAGAGACAATGGTGGAAACCAAAGGTGAAACAACAATTGCCAATAAAACCGGTATCAACAAAACCCTCCTTACCAACAATAAAACCAAGACCAAAGATATCAACCACCTCACCAAAGGCAAGCTCCAGCACTTCAACTCAACCAACGACAAGTCCTCCAAATTACCTACCCTCTTTCTTCCCCCAACCAAGATGAAACACTCTGTTCTATTCTTCAAGGACAAAAAGAGTTTCAAACTTCACTTACCTCTAGCCTCACCGGTCTCACCTCTACTCTCCAAACTCTTATATCCCATATGGAACCATCCTCTACCTCCAATACTCAACCTTCAAACTCTAGTGCACTGCCCTCTCAACCTTTATCCAACCCCAATGGTAGAATCAATGCCATCACTTTGAGATCCGACACTACATTGCAAGAGAGGAGTCTCGAGGAACCAAGCTCAAGAAAAGCAACTCAAGATGAAGATGTTGTTGAGGTAGAAGATGTGGAAGACGAGGATGAGATACAAGAGgcgattgaagaagaagaagttgccCAACAGAAGGATGGAGTTTCTAAGGAAGAAAATGTTTTGAAAGAGGCAATTCCAATCCCTTTTTCACACCTAGCTAGGAGGACTAAAAAGAAAGTGGACCTAAATCCCAAGATGGTGGatatattaaaaaaaggttgaggtaactattcccctttttgatgctatttgtTAGGTTCCTAAGTATGCTAAGTTTCTAAAGGATTTGTCCATGAATAAGGAGAAGATTCATaatttagaaactattcctttggGTAGCTCAATTTCTGCTTTGATGGGTGCTATACCGGAAAAATGTGGTGATCCCGGTCTTTGTGTGGTTATTTACACTATATGTGGTATACAGTTTGTGGATTGCATATGTGACCTAGGTGCTTATGTCAGCAATATGtctttatctgtatatgatgcaTTGATTGGCTTTGCTCTCAAATCTCTGGCCACTGCCCTCGCCTAAGGTAATGCTCAATTAATGCTTGATGTTTTTTCTTGATTGATTGGCTTTGCTCACTGcttgatgataaattttaacTTAATTACTGACTTACTAGCTTTGTTGTTGCTTGTTCTGCGTTGATTAACTCTGTTACTGGCTTAGTGATTGGTGATAAATCGATACTAATAAATTGTTACTGACTtgttcttactttttttttcattgttaaattttgttaaaatttttttatgataaattttgtGCTTATTGTCTcattcaatgctttttcttcTATTGATAATCATTGTGCTGTGCTTGTTAAAATTAGGTTGAAACCTTTGTTAATCTTTATTAAAGCATATTAAATTTTGTcttaaaaattagaaatcatGGATAACAATATTAtagtaaaacaaaatattttgtgtattgAAATGAACTCACAGGTTATAGCATGTTCTTGATATGTGGTGATGTTTTATTTATTGCAAACATTGTGTAACAGATTGTCCCTGCTCAATGAATTACTtataaaccaaaaaataaaacaaatgccTCTTAACAAAATACTTGTAATTTAATCACAAAATATAACAAATTGACTATTAAAATGAATTCATAATAATATcgttttattgatattttaataattatattttactattttagcaCTCAAAATAAGATAATTATCATTTCTATTTGTGTTAATACCATTGAATACGAAACAATATTAAAACGATATTTGataatttattcaaatattttattgtaaaatgtGAAAAGCGAAAAGGAATCAATTGGAACATAAAAATGTGACTGAATTGGTCCTAGTTACTCTTCGGGACGGAGTGGAAAAAAGAAGGGGAAGATTCTCGATCGAACGAAGAAAAGGATCCAATGACTTGTAAAGAATTGAACGAGGAGCCGTATGAGATGAAAATCTCATGTACGGTTTTGTAGAGTAGCAGTAAGAGTGACTTATTTCGAAACAACATATTGTTATtagatattaataatattatatatatatatattatattttatatttattgaattaaatttaaaagaaataatttaattagtgaTTCATGTGTTAAACCATAATTATCAAATTTGGCTCGATCCGGCCAGTTCGATCATAGACCTGGTCACCTAGTCATTTGGTCGAGTTGAGTCACTAATTAGATCGTTCTTGTATCAGACCCGACAAAAATCGATTTGATCCAGACGGATTTCAATAAAATCGGTGATTCAGTCGGTTTATATGACTCGAATCGggtcatatttaatttaaaaaaatggcgTCGTTTGCCCACATAGTTATCAAATCCGGATTGAAAAATCAATGAACCGAAATATACACCGGCCCGGGTTAACATTCTAATTGGACAAGCAAACGAATCCGTCAAATATGGCCTAAATCTAGGATCGAACTTGAGTTCGATTTTGGCACCTTCAAAATATAAAGGAGCCTTCAACCACTAGATCAAGTTTAGTCTTTGTATTATATTATgcctttttataaatatattacaaACTAGTAGACATATTCTAATTAATAACTTTATGTATTAACTCTTTTAGTCATgttaatttaagatattttttatttttttgtctttttattttaatgaatagtgttcatattaatttaaatttttattttatatttattctttcttaaattaattattttttaattacggtaaagtatatttttgtctctgaagtttgacaaaagtttcaaaaatattcctaagttttattttgttttaattttgtcccaaaagttttcgatttgcatcaaatataccctcaacgactaaattttcaaaaaatttaagaccaatctaacaataatacatgaaaattatgcttgatttgcttgtattgagggttgttcttataaaattgttgttgaattggtcttaaatttttttaaaaaattagtcgtcagggtatatttgatgcaaataaaaaacttttgagacaaaattgaaacaaaataaaatttagaggtatgtttaaaattttagtcaAACTTTAGgaacaaaaagtatactttattcttttaattatatataattattaaaataaacattaaactttgttaaatatctataaattaaagatgataaacaaaaaacttttattaatcataatattttggttattaataattatataacatCTATTNaataaaaaaataaattaatttaatataaaaaaattattataaaaaactaaattttatataattatttagttatGAACGGTTTATCATTCAACTTATTCATCAGTTGAATTAATAATCTATTGACTCAGTAGCCTGATCGAGCCGAGTAGGGGTTCGTTCTGATAACTATGTTTGCCAACCCCCAACCCCACCCCCAAATGCCCTAATCTGATCCGCAGTGACCCACCCCTAGGCTCAAGGTCTCTCCTTTGGGGTCTCTTTCTCGCCATTCTCTCTCTCAAGCTCTCTCACCTCTCTCAAGCCACTCTCGTCTCCGGTGTGTCACTTCTCTCTCGGTCTGGCACTCACTGTTTTGGAATCAAGCTCGTCGCGCTCTGTCCTCACCGTCTCAAGCTGAGTCACCGCCTTCCTGGGCTCGCTTTGCGGGCGGGAGAACCAGACGGAACCACACGGAACCCAGTCGCGCGCCTTAGCCTACGCTCGTCGTCACCAGAAGCAGAGGCAGCAGGTCCCGGTGGGCTGGTCCCGTCAGCTTCCTTGGTGCAACCCGATTTGGTGAGTTCCAACAAATTCCCCCTTTCTTTCTGTTTCGATTTCGTTGCTGTAATTCTTAACTGCAGTTTGATTTTGTTACTGAAAGTTAAATTTGTTGCTGAAAGTTGAATGTGATGCTGCAATTTATTCCTGATTATCGCTGAACTTTGAATTTGTTGTCTTACTGAAATAATCACTTCAATTTATTCATTGCTGAATGAATTTGTTTCTGATTGAACGTTGAGTTTGTTGCTGTAATAAACACTCAGTTGAATTCGTTTGTTACTGAAAATCATTACTGAGTTAAAATTGTTATTGATTATCATTACGATTGAAGCTATTGTTGTCTTGGTGAAATAATCACCTGGCCAAATTTTATGTGATGTCTGTAAATCATCTTTTGAGCTAAATCTTTTGTTGCTGAAAATTATTatagttgaatttgttgttgaaagTGGGGTTCATGTTCTCTGCAACTCAGAATAAAATTATTCAGTTAAATTGTTGTTTCCATGCTTTCTGTTtgtattattatgaattattcttggtattgatttgtgaaaaataCACAAATGAAGATatagatacaaattaaaatgaaGGAAATGTCGGTCAAGCTTCAAATTTGTCCTATGAAGATATAGATGTCGATTTTCagattattttttggatttgatTTACTGATTGTGTGATCTTTTGCCCTCTCTTGttcatttaattttagaaaGTATTTTGTACTATTGATTAGTTTATTATCTCTTTTTGCATAATTAGTTATGTCTAAGAATTGATACTTGATTGTTATTAATATGTTTGTGAAGACATCATTTTAAGTTTCAACttttaatgttaattttatttttataattttatatttttatttaattatgaccgGGTCAACTGAATGAATCAGTGACCCATTGATTGAACATGTAACCCACTGACCCGGTGACCCGGTTGTATGACCGGGTAAATTACTGGTTCGATTTTGATAACTATGGGTTAAACTACTAATCTACATTCCCTGATCCCAGCACTTTGAGTGAGTTGATTATCCATTCGATTTTGATAAGTATGAGAAGGAAAAGGAACACAGTTGTGCCTTAACTTACCAGCTAGCAAGGGTTAAGTCAGCTGGTAAATACTAACGACCTTTTGAGTATTCTTCATTTCTTCCTTCCTTCCAGAATTTGAGAGGAGTCACCAACATTTGATTCCATTTGATTCACCCTTcataaaccctaattttcaaCCAAGTAACGTTCCACctagttttctttctttttccctttcagCATTCTCTTCTAATCTTGCTTTTATCAAATTCTAGGGTTTATCACACATAGAATTTGATGATCTGATTCATGTTTCTCTCCCCTAACCCTACGCTTTACTAACCGTGCTTTTATAAGATTTATTTGAATCATCGTTACGTTGAAGAAACCATGTAATTTGtctttcaaatttcaatatctTTTCCTGTTAAAATAATTGTTTGATTGGTTGTGTTTATTATATATCCATGCTAATTATGAGTGGGATCATGCCATGTTTAATCACTGTATTTTGTGTAGATTGTGtaacaaagaaaatttcttGGCTTTGATGGTTATGCCTGTGATTTTGGTAATTTAACCTAAAGCATTAGTTCGAATTGTGGGGAAGTTTTGTTTGTATCATCTTTGTGAAGCTTTGAGtaagtttatttattaaatgtaaTTGTATGTTTGTTCGTGGCTTCGTGCTTCCAGTTTCTTGAGTTTATTGGTGTTGACGTATTAGTTGCATTGGAGATTTGGAAGATTATTATGATTTGGGCAGTGATGATTGAATATAGAACACTTGTTTTGATGCTGTCACTGTGAAGCTTGTTGCCAGTAATGGTATTAATTCAACTAACGCGTTAGTTATTTGTCCAGATCAGGGCAGTCTATTTGGTAGGGCTACGACTTACATTTCGAAGAGTTGGTTTCATGTCTGAATACGACGCACAGCTTCCTACTACCGTTGGTAAGAGATTGAAGTTCTATTTTAACTTTCTCTTTTGGGTCTGCATACGCTATCTTCCATTTGTTTTGTTATAAATCTAACAGGTCGGGCATTACATTGATATTTGTTGGAGTTCATCCATACTTTCATTTTCCCCCTTTTGGACATGGATATACTAATTCTGAAGTATTAACTCTTTCTAATTCTCTCCTTTGTTTCTATTGTAGTTGCTGATATTCTATTGTGGAAGCGATGGCAACTTTCTGTGGGTGTCATTGTTGTTGCAACAATTGCCTGGTTCCTGGTTGATTGGACCAGTTTACCCTTTTTAACCATTTGTTCAGATGTCTTGCTGATTTTGATTGTACTCTTGTTTCTGCGTGCTAACTATGCGGCCCTTAGAAATAAGTATGACCAGTAATCCTTGTTCTGCAATACATGCTTTTCATCATTTTAAAGTGAGCATGATCATTGCctgtcttattttattttaatttttaactgcAGACAACCACCAACGTTACCAGAGCTAGTAGTGTCAGAGGAGATGGTCAATAATGTAGCAGCTTCATTCCGGGTCAAGATCAACAATTTGCTCCTTATAGCACATGATATCACTATTGGAAAGGAtttcagaattttttttaaggttAGCTTTGTTTTAGCACGATATCATTATTGGAAAGGAtttcagaaatttttttaaGGTTAGCTTTGTTTTAGGTGTAGCAATTTAGGGATTGTGGCTGGGGAGCCGTGATATGAGCAGTTAGCAATTGATATCAGCTACCTTTCTACTTCAACCTTGTTCATGGCCTACTTGTGTCTTACACTTTTCTACTTTGCTTTAGTAATACAACTTTTTGCATCTAGATAGATATCAATTTGTGTACATAACTTGATGAATAATGAGCAGAGGTGATTCAGTGTTTATTGTTTACTTGACAGGTGGTGGGTTCTTTGTGGCTTTTGTCTGTCATTGGAAGCATATTCTCTTTCTTCACACTGGCATATGTTGGTATGGTTGCATATTaagtctttttattaatttcattcTGTGACTTCTCAGTTTGAGATGCTCCATTTTCTTCAatgtattataaattttgtactAAATAATATTTAGGTGTTTCACTTGAACTTCTTTTGCCATTCCTTTCACTGCATTCTCTTGTCTTGTTTCTGGTGTGAGGTCAAGGTGGATTCGTGTCCATTCATTTGCAACCTAATTATTCTCAAACTTCCATTGCATTTTCATGGTTTCCATTAATGCACACACgtttatgtattttcaaacTAGGTTGCATGTCATGTCATTGATCCTATTTGACTTGATGCTTTTTGTTTGGTGCTGTATAGAGTCATTTTGACATTTAAATATGAACACCCTTTGTATCTAActttatttacatttcttcCTCTTTTATTGTGACAGGAACCCTCTTGATGTTTACTGTCCCGGTGTTGTATAGCAAGTACGGAAATTATGTAGATAAATGTTGTGGAATGATAAATCACCAGTTTTCAAAACATTACAGAATTGTAGATGAGAGTGTTTTCAATAGATTGCCCCATAACATAC belongs to Arachis duranensis cultivar V14167 chromosome 8, aradu.V14167.gnm2.J7QH, whole genome shotgun sequence and includes:
- the LOC107460169 gene encoding reticulon-like protein B16; the encoded protein is MSEYDAQLPTTVVADILLWKRWQLSVGVIVVATIAWFLVDWTSLPFLTICSDVLLILIVLLFLRANYAALRNKQPPTLPELVVSEEMVNNVAASFRVKINNLLLIAHDITIGKDFRIFFKVVGSLWLLSVIGSIFSFFTLAYVGTLLMFTVPVLYSKYGNYVDKCCGMINHQFSKHYRIVDESVFNRLPHNIPKDKES